One Branchiostoma lanceolatum isolate klBraLanc5 chromosome 18, klBraLanc5.hap2, whole genome shotgun sequence DNA window includes the following coding sequences:
- the LOC136424756 gene encoding uncharacterized protein isoform X2, which translates to MSDVEEDIDPNGSFAYDVAVCYEDDNDDEGKAEIQGVIDKLEQDDWGFLVYDSHRDGEGLVVKRLEKSVDDCRHAIVFLSQKLLEAIKRNVEAPTVTDMETFLCNILQSRDTRLKRKLIVVRLRMECQNVKIPAYLSSILKTQDQGFYRQLYKALSKLPGPQTITSMQIRKKVDRIGRSCTEGILAEVAKELEIPEDVLDNIKQEFGGHKHQLMEVLEVWRVHRGPEATVAVADDVIRKATNTPQQVETAVPQSLVGATAAFAGSETPPVVTQPNKKTSRKDRGQPLSTDV; encoded by the exons ATGTCGGATGTGGAAGAGGACATAGATCCAAACGGAAGTTTTGCTTACGACGTAGCAGTTTGCTATGAAGATGACAACGATGACGAGGGAAAGGCAGAAATCCAAGGGGTCATCGACAAGTTAGAACAAGACGACTGGGGATTCCTGGTCTACGACTCTCACAGGGACGGGGAGGGATTGGTCGTGAAACGACTCGAGAAGTCCGTAGATGACTGTCGCCACGCAATCGTCTTCCTTTCTCAAAAGCTGCTAGAAGCTATCAAGAGGAATGTAGAAGCTCCCACAGTAACCGACATggaaacatttttgtgcaaCATCCTGCAAAGCCGAGACACTCGACTAAAGAGAAAGTTGATTGTAGTAAGGTTGAGAATGGAATGTCAAAACGTCAAGATTCCCGCTTACTTGAGCTCAATCTTGAAAACACAAGACCAAGGATTCTATAGGCAACTTTACAAAGCCCTAAGCAAACTGCCAG GCCCACAGACCATAACATCAATGCAGATTAGGAAGAAGGTTGATCGGATCGGAAGAAGTTGCACTGAGGGCATCCTCGCAGAAGTAGCCAAAGAACTAGAGATACCAGAAGACGTATTAGACAACATCAAGCAGGAATTTGGGGGCCATAAGCATCAGCTGATGGAG GTGCTGGAGGTTTGGCGAGTCCACCGTGGCCCGGAGGCAACTGTAGCAGttgccgatgacgtcatcaggaaGGCCACCAACACACCTCAGCAAGTGGagactgctgttccacaaagcCTGG TTGGGGCAACAGCAGCGTTCGCGGGTTCAGAAACACCTCCAGTCGTCACCCAACCAAACA AGAAAACAAGCAGGAAGGACAGGGGTCAACCACTTTCAACTGACGTCTAG
- the LOC136424756 gene encoding uncharacterized protein isoform X1, with translation MSDVEEDIDPNGSFAYDVAVCYEDDNDDEGKAEIQGVIDKLEQDDWGFLVYDSHRDGEGLVVKRLEKSVDDCRHAIVFLSQKLLEAIKRNVEAPTVTDMETFLCNILQSRDTRLKRKLIVVRLRMECQNVKIPAYLSSILKTQDQGFYRQLYKALSKLPGPQTITSMQIRKKVDRIGRSCTEGILAEVAKELEIPEDVLDNIKQEFGGHKHQLMEVLEVWRVHRGPEATVAVADDVIRKATNTPQQVETAVPQSLVGATAAFAGSETPPVVTQPNSTLFPDVDETMDRMGNLDLAPKDSMDEKLKEGEKQLSSLPSVPTHAVNGGKKKTSRKDRGQPLSTDV, from the exons ATGTCGGATGTGGAAGAGGACATAGATCCAAACGGAAGTTTTGCTTACGACGTAGCAGTTTGCTATGAAGATGACAACGATGACGAGGGAAAGGCAGAAATCCAAGGGGTCATCGACAAGTTAGAACAAGACGACTGGGGATTCCTGGTCTACGACTCTCACAGGGACGGGGAGGGATTGGTCGTGAAACGACTCGAGAAGTCCGTAGATGACTGTCGCCACGCAATCGTCTTCCTTTCTCAAAAGCTGCTAGAAGCTATCAAGAGGAATGTAGAAGCTCCCACAGTAACCGACATggaaacatttttgtgcaaCATCCTGCAAAGCCGAGACACTCGACTAAAGAGAAAGTTGATTGTAGTAAGGTTGAGAATGGAATGTCAAAACGTCAAGATTCCCGCTTACTTGAGCTCAATCTTGAAAACACAAGACCAAGGATTCTATAGGCAACTTTACAAAGCCCTAAGCAAACTGCCAG GCCCACAGACCATAACATCAATGCAGATTAGGAAGAAGGTTGATCGGATCGGAAGAAGTTGCACTGAGGGCATCCTCGCAGAAGTAGCCAAAGAACTAGAGATACCAGAAGACGTATTAGACAACATCAAGCAGGAATTTGGGGGCCATAAGCATCAGCTGATGGAG GTGCTGGAGGTTTGGCGAGTCCACCGTGGCCCGGAGGCAACTGTAGCAGttgccgatgacgtcatcaggaaGGCCACCAACACACCTCAGCAAGTGGagactgctgttccacaaagcCTGG TTGGGGCAACAGCAGCGTTCGCGGGTTCAGAAACACCTCCAGTCGTCACCCAACCAAACA GTACATTGTTTCCAGATGTAGATGAGACTATGGATCGCATGGGAAACCTGGACTTGGCCCCTAAAGACTCAATGGACG AAAAATTGAAAGAGGGGGAAAAGCAGTTGTCTTCACTACCATCTGTGCCAACACATGCTGTCAACGGGGGAAAAA AGAAAACAAGCAGGAAGGACAGGGGTCAACCACTTTCAACTGACGTCTAG